One Zerene cesonia ecotype Mississippi chromosome 9, Zerene_cesonia_1.1, whole genome shotgun sequence DNA window includes the following coding sequences:
- the LOC119828933 gene encoding tight junction protein ZO-1-like, with protein sequence MNSSVEPDETFSPKTKKKLSKKPSFIKNAVLDLFRSKTKQKVSRQKSLCESDLQQRHGNQMPMLRREKSDLSDVSIHMRNTHIRNQMLQRSNSSCEKPMLKPILKRQSSFCDDRNGSICTVRDYEAKPAVKSLRRQNSMCEIETEPKVTPLLRRQNSLIEYNRRGIYGPTSSFNMITKIDPIYQRQQQNKHEPFYPTQPLPPEPIYQSKEHVVYDPIPKPKRTYSSLYDTSSENPYATRSEISNQSFESPYGNRETVAMPLIDPYGTRAECIRENPYASRNEVLENPYGTRQDIPRKSEPIYNESPYSSKEQMLRQRMTNESPYATKEDMLRQRFSESPYNTKEEMLKQRMDNSYNSKEPIYGKRTYEPPPSTSWSDSTYAIRPDRRLHTPVNFPGRTSPMTKSMSEPPYVSRTEMLARIQTESPYATRSEIKSSCSDTNYSTRNDLFDIPQQVRPASAECTYVSKQEILSQKAALLANKESTYNSKLEEKLEIIKQRNQAKKEKIYQTRLEANESDSVKGREPMYVSKRDLKDSVIYESSQETKEVIPERDQDSGSARSSPYELSDANHLSRREPVYQTKAEALNGKSEKFQEIDFSKLYLTESKTDAEKEKTKNLEANILKGEAVYAPRLHGKAEHISNALKITSSPIPYESTTSMETQYASECSMNFENKPQSTPYASQDLQERTKPSRSVTFCEKIVEKSAENSQDTSENTSNSRNETTIVSNDNTVVKVTSETTESDEKTEVIEPDAPHTTWGIFDSEGGILEDRHWGVSLIIPPKAIAPGIKQKIYFTVSDPRLSQRVGGPPIDMDNGEAMLSPLVMCGPQGLVFLRPVTLRLPHCANAVPSLGLTIKATDTEAHLTTDWDQIHLPATTTLNTVAVKVDHF encoded by the exons ATGAACTCCAGTGTGGAGCCGGACGAAACATTCTCGccaaaaactaaaaagaaatTGTCCAAAAAGCCGTCGTTCATAAAAAATGCCGTCCTCGATTTATTCCGTTCGAAAACGAAACAGAAAGTGTCTCGACAGAAGTCATTGTGCGAAAGTGACTTGCAGCAGAGACACGGAAACCAAATGCCCATGCTGAGACGAGAAAAGTCAGATTTAAGCGATGTGTCCATTCACATGAGAAATACGCACATCCGAAATCAAATGTTACAACGCAGTAACTCTTCATGCGAAAAACCTATGTTGAAACCGATACTGAAAAGACAGAGTTCCTTTTGTGATGATAGAAATGGCTCCATTTGTACAGTTAGAGATTACGAAGCCAAACCAGCTGTAAAAAGCTTAAGACGACAAAACTCTATGTGTGAAATAGAAACCGAACCTAAAGTTACCcctttgttacgtagacagaaTTCTCTCATAGAATATAATAGGAGAGGCATCTACGGACCAACATCAAGCTTTAATATGATAACCAAAATAGATCCGATTTACCAAAgacaacaacaaaacaaacatgaaCCTTTTTACCCAACACAACCACTACCTCCAGAACCCATATACCAAAGCAAAGAACATGTAGTATATGATCCTATTCCTAAGCCTAAGCGAACTTACTCCTCCCTGTATGACACTTCAAGCGAAAATCCATATGCGACTAGATCtgaaatttcaaatcaaaGTTTCGAAAGCCCGTATGGAAATCGCGAAACAGTAGCCATGCCCTTGATCGATCCCTATGGCACGAGGGCTGAATGTATCCGAGAAAATCCATACGCGTCTCGAAATGAAGTACTTGAAAATCCTTATGGTACTAGACAGGATATACCTAGAAAATCCGAACCAATATATAACGAATCACCCTACTCTAGCAAAGAGCAAATGTTGCGACAAAGAATGACTAATGAAAGTCCTTACGCAACTAAAGAAGACATGCTCAGGCAAAGATTTTCAGAATCCCCCTATAATACCAAGGAAGAAATGTTAAAACAGAGAATGGataattcttataattcaAAAGAACCAATATACGGTAAAAGAACATATGAACCACCGCCTAGCACTTCGTGGTCAGACAGCACTTACGCAATTAGACCAGATAGACGGTTACATACACCTGTTAATTTCCCTGGGCGCACGTCTCCCATGACCAAATCTATGAGTGAACCACCTTATGTAAGCAGAACAGAAATGCTGGCTAGGATTCAGACAGAATCGCCGTACGCTACTCGTTCTGAAATCAAATCCAGTTGCTCTGACACAAATTATAGCACACGGAATGACTTATTTGACATTCCCCAGCAAGTAAGACCAGCGTCAGCTGAGTGCACCTATGTTTCAAAACAAGAAATTCTATCTCAAAAAGCTGCATTACTAGCTAATAAAGAATCGACTTACAACAGTAAGTTAGAAGAGAAATTggagataataaaacaaagaaatcaagctaaaaaagaaaagatataTCAAACTAGATTAGAGGCTAATGAAAGTGATTCAGTCAAAGGTAGGGAACCTATGTATGTATCAAAAAGAGACCTTAAAGACAGTGTTATATATGAGTCAAGTCAGGAAACAAAAGAAGTAATACCTGAGAGAGACCAAGACAGTGGTAGTGCTAGAAGTAGTCCGTACGAACTAAGTGATGCTAATCATTTGTCGCGGAGAGAACCGGTGTATCAAACTAAAGCAGAAGCTTTGAATGGCAAAAGTGAAAAATTTCaggaaatagatttttcaaaattgtacCTAACTGAATCGAAAACAGATGCAGAAAAggaaaaaacaaagaatttggaggcaaatattttaaaaggggAAGCGGTTTATGCTCCTCGACTGCATGGAAAAGCAGAACATATTTCTAACGCGCTTAAAATAACATCATCCCCTATACCATACGAATCAACTACTTCAATGGAAACTCAGTATGCATCGGAATGTAgtatgaattttgaaaataagcCTCAAAGCACACCATATGCCTCACAAGATCTACAAGAAAGGACGAAACCTAGTAGATCGGTGACATTCTGTGAGAAAATTGTAGAGAAAAGTGCTGAAAACAGCCAAGACACATCCGAAAACACATCAAATAGTCGAAACGAAACCACTATAGTAAGCAATGATAACACAGTTGTAAAGGTAACATCTGAAACTACCGAATCGGATGAAAAAACGGAGGTTATAGAGCCCGACGCGCCACACACTACGTGGGGTATATTCGATAGCGAAGGAGGCATATTAGAGGACAGGCACTGGGGCGTATCACTTATAATACCTCCAAAAGCAATAGCTCCGGGGATCAAGCAAAAGATCTACTTTACGGTGTCTGACCCGCGATTGAGTCAGCGCGTAGGAGGACCTCCCATCGACATGGATAACG GTGAAGCGATGCTGTCCCCGCTGGTGATGTGCGGGCCGCAAGGGCTGGTGTTCCTGCGGCCCGTGACCCTGCGCCTGCCGCACTGCGCCAACGCGGTCCCCTCCCTCGGGCTCACCATCAAGGCGACGGACACGGAAGCCCATCTCACCACCGACTGGGACCAGATACACTTGCCCGCGACCACCACGCTCAACACTGTCGCCGTTAAGGTCGACCACTTTTGA